From the Oryza glaberrima chromosome 5, OglaRS2, whole genome shotgun sequence genome, one window contains:
- the LOC127774751 gene encoding myb family transcription factor PHL7-like: MMYHAKKFSVPFGPQSTQSNEHMSNIGAFGGSNMGSPANPAGSGKQRLRWTSDLHNRFVDAIAQLGGPDRATPKGVLTVMGVPGITIYHVKSHLQKYRLAKYIPESPAEGSKDEKKDSSDSLSNTDSAPGMQINEALKMQMEVQKRLHEQLEVQRQLQLRIEAQGKYLQMIIEEQQKLSGSLKACEEQKLPHSPPSLDDYPDSMQPSPKKPKMDNLSPDSVRDVTQSDFESHLIGPWDQEAAFRVDEFKADPGLNKS, from the exons ATGATGTACCATGCAAAGAAGTTCTCTGTACCCTTTGGACCGCAGAGTACACAGAGTAACGAGCATATGAGTAATATTGGAGCTTTTGGCGGGTCAAACATGGGCAGCCCTGCTAATCCTGCAGGGAGTGGGAAACAACGGCTACGTTGGACCTCAGATCTCCATAACCGCTTTGTGGATGCTATTGCTCAGCTTGGTGGACCTGATA GAGCAACACCTAAAGGGGTTCTCACTGTAATGGGTGTTCCTGGGATCACAATTTATCATGTGAAGAGCCATTTGCAG AAATATCGCCTTGCAAAGTACATACCAGAATCTCCTGCTGAAG GCTCAAAAGACGAAAAGAAGGATTCTAGCGATTCCCTCTCTAACACAGATTCTGCACC AGGAATGCAAATCAATGAAGCTTTGAAGATGCAAATGGAGGTCCAGAAGCGACTCCATGAACAACTTGAG GTGCAAAGGCAGCTGCAGCTGAGAATTGAAGCACAAGGGAAGTACTTGCAGATGATCATAGAGGAGCAGCAAAAGCTCAGTGGATCACTCAAAGCTTGTGAGGAGCAGAAGCTACCGCATTCGCCACCAAGCTTAGATGACTACCCAGATAGCATGCAGCCATCTCCAAAGAAACCCAAGATGGACAACCTGTCACCTGATTCGGTACGGGATGTGACACAGTCAGATTTTGAATCCCATTTGATTGGTCCTTGGGATCAAGAGGCTGCATTCCGAGTGGATGAATTTAAAGCTGACCCTGGTCTGAACAAATCATAA